From a single Panulirus ornatus isolate Po-2019 chromosome 69, ASM3632096v1, whole genome shotgun sequence genomic region:
- the LOC139747550 gene encoding cuticle protein AM1199-like, whose amino-acid sequence MKAIVMLVVLAMAAAEKPSARYGAPDHGPHIAIIRDDRVHPDAEGRYSFDVETEDGIRRQEAGAPGGNQQGSVSFTFPDGQVFDLQFVADEEGYKPQSPFLPVAPEFPHPIPQFVLDQIAFAAAEDAKRPRGDSPSRGYVSPNK is encoded by the exons ATGAAGGCT ATCGTGATGTTAGTTGTGTTGGCCATGGCGGCGGCGGAGAAGCCCTCCGCAAGGTATGGAGCACCTGATCATGGTCCACATATCGCCATCATCAGGGACGACCGCGTGCACCCGGATGCAGAGGGCAGGTACTCCTTCGACGTCGAGACCGAGGACGGCATCAGGAGGCAGGAGGCTGGAGCCCCCGGAGGCAACCAGCAGGGATCCGTCAG CTTCACTTTCCCCGACGGTCAAGTGTTCGACCTGCAGTTTGTTGCTGACGAAGAGGGATACAAGCCCCAGTCTCCATTCCTGCCAGTGGCTCCCGAgttcccccacccaatccctcagtTCGTGCTGGACCAGATCGCCTTCGCTGCTGCAGAGGACGCCAAACGCCCTCGTGGTGATTCTCCCTCTCGTGGTTACGTTAGCCCCAACAAATAA
- the LOC139747551 gene encoding cuticle protein AM1199-like, which yields MKAIVMLVVLAMAAAEKPSARYGAPDHGPHIAIIRDDRVHPDAEGRYTFDVETEDGIRRQEAGAPGGNQQGSVSFTFPDGQVFDLQFVADEEGYKPQSPFLPVAPEFPHPIPQFVLDQIAFAAAEDAKRPRGDSPSRGYVSPNK from the exons ATGAAGGCT ATCGTGATGTTAGTTGTGTTGGCCATGGCGGCGGCGGAGAAGCCCTCCGCAAGGTACGGAGCGCCTGATCATGGTCCACATATCGCCATCATCAGGGACGACCGCGTGCACCCTGATGCAGAGGGCAGGTACACCTTCGACGTCGAGACCGAGGACGGCATCAGGAGGCAGGAGGCTGGAGCCCCCGGAGGCAACCAGCAGGGATCCGTCAG CTTCACTTTCCCCGATGGTCAAGTGTTCGACCTGCAGTTCGTTGCTGACGAAGAGGGATACAAGCCCCAGTCTCCATTCCTGCCAGTGGCTCCCGAgttcccccacccaatccctcagtTCGTGCTGGACCAGATCGCCTTCGCTGCTGCAGAGGACGCCAAACGCCCCCGTGGTGATTCCCCCTCTCGTGGTTACGTTAGCCCCAACAAATAA